The nucleotide sequence AATTGTATCCAAACTTGGAAGAACCTTCATGACGCAGGCTGAACATCGCATTGTAACGATCGTCGTAGCCATAGGTGACGCGACCGAAGAACCCGATCAGCCGATTGTCGTTTTTGTACGAATTCATGCTTGCCGAATGATCCTTATCGGTCAGATAAGTTCCCTGTACCAGATTGTTGTAGAGGTAAGATTCTGATGGAAAATTGGAGTTTCCGGCAGAGAATCCATCATATACATTATATAGGTAGCTATATCCGGCAAGTGCAGAAATACGGTTTTTTTCGATAGTGAAATTGTATTTTGAGGTCAACTCCATATTTTCGCTGCGACCGTTGGATGAGGATTTAGTAGCCGTTCCGCGTATTTTGGTAACGGCATGTGTTTCATCCAGATATTTACTCTGTGAATAAAACTGACCGGTATAGTAATTTTCGGAAGTCGCCTCGTCTTTTTTCAGAGATAACATCAGGTTGGTTTGCCATCCTTTGATCGGTTCAAGAGTGATATTTCCGGTCAGTCGGGCGTAGCTCGAACGGGTATCGCCGATCAGTTCATTCTGGATGGCAACAGGGTTGTAATACTGGAATCTGTCGAACTCTTCATGATAGGTTCCGTCCGCATTGTACACCGGCGATGAAGGATTGCGGATTAACGCCTGGCGATAGACATACGCATTGTCGTTGTTGGCATGCTTGTGAGTACCATAGAGCACATTAACGTTGAACTTCAACATATCATTCAGGGCATATTGGTTCAGGTCAAGCTGAGCTTTCAGGTTTTGGCGGTCGCTTTTTCGCATGATACCTACTTCATCCGTATAGGTGATGTTGGAAGAATAGGATGAGGTTTTAGATCCTCCTTCCAGACTCAGCGAGTGGTTTTGTGTAAAACCGGCTTTGCGGGTGACCGCTTTCAGCCAATCGGTGTCGTATCCATCATACGGGAAGTTGGTCCGGGCGTAGATGATGTCATTGGTATTCATGAAATCAGCAGTCTTGTACCATTCTGACAAAGAGGCATAACTGGTATAGGTAACGCGTGATGGAGTATCGCGTTTCCCTCCTTTGGTGGTAATCAGAATAACACCGTTAGCCCCACGGGTACCATAAATGGCTGCAGCCGATGCATCTTTTAATACGTCGATGGAGGCAACATTCTCGGGAGCTACAGAGGTCAGTGAACCCTCAATACCATCCACCAAAATGAGCGGTGTGACATTCCCATTGATCGTCGTAATACCACGAAGCATGATGCTGGAAGTGGCATTCGGGTCACCCGATGATTTAACGATGCTCAAACCGGCAATCTTACCTTTTACCAGTTCGGCAGCATCACCCACTTTACCCTGGATAAAGTCTTCTGCTTTCACACTGGCAACGGCGCTGGTTACATCACCTTTTTTCTGGGTACCGTAACCGATCACCACCACCTCATCAATGAGTTTGGTATTTTCTCTCAACGTTATACTCAGGTTCTGGGCTTTGCCGGTTACCACTTCCTGGGAGATATATCCCATAAAGGAGAATACCAGAACAGATTTTGGGCTGACCTGAAGCTTGAATTTACCATTGATGTCCGTAATCGTTCCGTTTGTGGAGCCTTTTACCACGATATTTACACCAGGCAGGCTTTCTCCTTTGTCGCTGACAACCCTACCTGTGATCGTCACTGAGTTTTGCTGGCTTACCGTTACTGCTGCGTTTCCGGTGGGAGCAGCCCATATTTGGCTGATACCAACTCCGGAGGTCAGAAGTACACATGCCGCAACTTTTAACAAGCCTTCGCTGAGAAAGCCATTGGAGCTAAAATTTACTTTCATGTTTTTACTGATTTAGGAATTTAAGGTGTTTATTTTGATAAACTCGTTTAGTCTTGTTGTGTCAGTCAGCTAATCCGACAGTTCCGGTTAACCCTATAACCGGGTAACTGCCGAAGAAGCACAAACTAACGATGATGAAAAAGCACAGTATATGTTACCTATTGACTGTCAGTTAACTTTCCACTCCAGTACACCTCCGGATTCGCCTTTTTGAAGTTTGGCTACAATTTTCAGTCCGGTTGTTTTTACGGGGGTAAAGTTTAGTTTGTTGTAGCAATCTTTCAGGGTGGTGTATTTTTCAGCGGTTTGGACCTCTTTCCACTCCTCCCCGTCTTTGTAATAGAGTTTCCAGCTCTCGGGTATTCTGAAATCGCCATCGTAGTGGTCAAGGTCAAGCCAGTACACCTGGACGTTTGACACCGTTTCCGGTTGTTCGAATGCGTATTCGATAGATTCCTCGGATCCTTTCTTCAACCACCAGTAGTGGTAGGGTTTGGAGATGTCGTTTGAGCTTTTAGGTTCCCATTGGTCGTTAAATCCGTAACCGTTAACCGAAGTTGCCTTTGATGCGATAGTAGGTTCGGGAACCGGACGGGCATAGTTTGCAGAAGCCGGAATCCATACCGCCATTTCGTCACTACCGCGGTTGTCCCAGGTAGAGTAAGGGATGGCCATGAATGGAACCTCTTTTTCGGTTAGCTTATCAGCGTTGTCTTTCGCTACTTCGATGGCAGTTCCGCTAAGAGTTCCCACACCGTTCAGCAAATCTTTCTGATAACGGAATTCCATTTTCGCATTTTCAGGAATGTATTTGTTGAAAATATGCTTGTCGCCCTGATCCCAACCTTCAAGGCAATACATAATCGGACCGCGCTCAATGGCCAGTTTACCCTGATCGTCTTTCGCTTCGGGATTAGCCTGAATGCGGCGAACCGGCATCGGCAACTTCAATTCAATCACATCTCCGCTTTTCCAGTTACGGGAAACGACAGCATATCCGTTTTGAGCAGTTGAGGCGATTTTTTTGCCATTTACCCAAATCTGGTAATTAACTCCGGCCTTTTGGGTGAATTTGTAAAGGCCTGATGGAACCGGTTCGTCTTTCGCCCAACCCGGAATGCGAAGTTTGATGGCGAAGTTGCCCGGTTTCAGCGGTTTTACCGAAATCTTCACATCACCGTCCCATGGATACTGGCTGGTTTGGTTCAGTTGTACGGTGTTGGTTGCAGTCTTGATTTTGCTATTGCTTTGTACATAAAGATTTACCAGAATATCATTGGCTTGGGTAGCATAAGCATAGCCCGGAGCAGAAGCCATAAATCGGGTGATATTCCCCGGACAGCAGGCGCATCCAAACCACGGCTGGCGGTCGTGCTGGCCCATTGACTCCAGCGGATTGTCGTAGAAGAATTTATTTCCGCTCAGGGATACGCCGGAGATCACACCGTTGTACAATGCGCGTTCGAGCACGTCGATGTATTTCGCGTCGCCGGTAGCCAGAAACATACGTTCGTTCCAATATACATTGGCGATGGCGGCACAGGTCTCGCAATATGCGGTATGGTTGTACAGTTCATAGTTCGGGCCAAAACCTTCGCCTTGTGCTCTCGAACCTATTCCTCCGGTGATGAACATCTTCTTACTCACCATATTTTCCCAGATACGGGTCAACGCATCGAAATAGGCTTTGTCGTTGGTCAATGCAGCTACGTCAGCTACTCCGGAATAGAGGTATCCTGCTCTCACGGCATGCCCTTTGATTTCGTCCTGTTTCAGGATGGGCATGTGATCCTGACTGTATTCGCTGAGGCGGTGACCATCAGTTCCACGCCCTGTCTCTTCCACGAAATATTTCGCCAGGTCAAGATAGCGTTTGGTTCCGGTCACTTTATAAAGTTTTGCCAATGCCATTTCCACAATCGGGTGGCCTGACGGACGGTGAATCTGTCCTTCATTCGGACCAAAAACCTTACAGATCAGATCGGCATTTTTGATAGCAATATTGAGGAACGTTCTTTTTCCGGTAGCCTGAAAATGGGCGATTGCCGCTTCGTACATGTGTCCGCAATTGTACAGTTCGTGGCTGTTGATCTTTTCCCAGCGGGCGTTTCCCCACCAGCCGGAGAGACGGGTACATTTGTTGGTCACGCAGGTGGTCAGGTAGCCGTCCGGTTCCTGAGCCGCACCTATCAGATTGATTACGCTATCAAGGTATGCATCCAGCTTTTTGTCGTATTTTACAGCTAAAGAATATGAGGCGCCTTCAATGATTTTATACGGGTCAGTATCGTCAAACGAGAAGTCGCCTTTGTGTTCGCCTTTGATTAGTTTTCCGGCTAAGGCGAAATTGTCGAAGCGTCCGTTTTTCTCGCACTCTTTGAATGCGGAAGGAATAGAAACAGTACGGTTGATTTCGATGCGTGGCGCCCAGAAGTTGTCGGTAAAATGCACCTGGGTGAACGGCACCTGTTTAATCGGTTGCGCCGGTTTATTGACAGCTGAAGCGGTGGTAAAGAGTCCCACTGCCGTACAAATAATGATTGAAGAAAGAGTATGTCTCATGGTGAAAAATTAGAATGCGATTGTCTTTGCGACTGCATTGCAAATATACTTTCTGAGCTGGCGAATGGGTAAAACTATCGTCTAAATGAGTAGTAAAATAGTCTATCGGGGATATTTGTTATATTCAGCATAATTGACTATATCACAGCCATATAGCCGCAACAAGTGGATTCTGCTTTCTTATTCTGGATGATTTTTGCAGGGATGATCTTGCTTTTTCCGCTCATGCTGAGTTAGAAATCCACTTACTCCGGATAATGGTTTCGGTTATCAATATTGACGTACGAAGTTTTCATCGGTTTCATATTAGATTCCACAACGAATAACCGATGGTATCATGCATAGCCAGAAGTCTCGGAATGACTTCTGATAGGTCTGTGAAAATCGGTTTGTTTTGCGCAGACTCATTAATAGATTCCTTCGATGTTCTCTTTAGGGTGAGTATAGGTTTACTTTACAGTAAAATAGTGATATCACAGAGATAAAATAGTGATGTAATAGTAATAAAATACTCTTTATAATGACTATTTTATCTCTGTGTTACCTCAGTGTCAAATTATTCTTATTAAAATAAGAACCTAAAGTAGACCTATATACAACCTTTAATCAACCGTAGTACAACCCGGAGAATTTCTGCCATTATTTACTATTGTGCGAATGAGTGGCTTGTTTGTTGAATAGAATTGGACATAGAGACGCTTTGGCGGGTAATTATTATTGAAAAGATTGGTTTTGTGTGGAGGAATTGGTAGGTTTGTGAAGTGCTGTGTATTCATCGGATGACTCAAAGTCATCCGATGAATCAACGATAAAATCCTGGCTGTACTGACCCCGGTTTCTGCTCAGACGGTTTCGCTAATTCCTAATGTAGTACATTTGACGGAACGATGGAGCTTTTTTACGCTAAGGCAAAGCCAGAAGATTTATTTTTATCACGTCGAAAGCAGAGCCTGTCGCCGAACGGGAGCTTGAGCGCAATCAAATAAAACAATGTACTTACAGACAAATTATCAAACGCTTTATGAAATCAAAATTAGTCGTACTTCTTTTTATTTTACCCTTGTTTTTAACTAACTGCAAAGATGAAGAACTCAAAATTCTATCAGGAACAAGCTGGATATCTACAGATTCAAAATATACTCTTATTTTTGAGGATGATGCCAATTGTAAACTTTCCTACTTAGATGAAGTAAATACCCCAATAAATATCTTTTACATTTACACATATGAATACCCTAATTTGAAAATGAATGTTTCAGCTTTAACCGGTTATTCGTCTTATAATGGAACAGTCAAAGGCAGTAAAATAACCTTATCAAGCCAAAACACAACCTACTCCCCAATAAGTCCTAACATTACCTTCGTAAAACAATAGAGAATTAAATTATTTTCTAGTTCAAATTTTTTCAACGCGACAAGCGTTTCGAAGCGCACACCGAACAGCGGCTTCACACCGCTTGTCGGATTTAGAACCTCTCCTGCCGCAAGAATGTAAAGTAACTCTTGGTTCAAGTTTTCAAAACCTGTACTGTACCTAAAATATAAGCAGCTTATAACTGCGACAACAACAAAAAGCCGTTTAACCAGTGATTAAACGGCTTTTGTTATTCCTTCAATCAACTTCTCCAAAGGTTGAAACGCTGGAAATGTTGGCAAATACAACGAACATCTGATAAACGAATCTTGCGGTACTCTATGAGCAAACCGGGGTGCAGTTCAAGTTGATGGTTCTTCTTATAACGGTGTAACTTATAGCCACTATCTCTGGCCGGGTATTTTTACTTTAGCATGACATCCAAATACACCGAATGGCGGCCATAAGTTTCGTAGAATGGTTTAAAAACCACACCATCGATCGTAAATTGCAATTGTTCAGGGTTGCCTGATATTGATTTGCTTATATCGTTTGCATCAAGGGTAATTTTGCGCCAGTCTTTACGAGGGGTAGGTTCCTGTGCTGCCAGTAAAACCGGGCCATAAAACAAACTTGCAATGTTTTGCTGATCCATCACCGGTTCCAGGTAAAAGTGGAAAGGCATACGCAACTCAATTTTATCGCCATCGCTCCATTTACGGCTCAAGGTTAAATAACTTCCCGGCTCGGCGTAAACTTTCTCGGGTTTACCGTTAATCGTTACAAAAAAGCCCTTGGTTGCCCAATGTGGCACGCGCACTTTCAGGTCAAACGTGCCTTTGCCTTTAATCGTTAATAGCGTATGGTCTTCTTTCGGGAAAGCGGTTGTTTGTGTAACGGTGATGTTCTTTTCAGTCCAGTGTAAGGTTGATGGAATAAAAAGGTTTACGTACAAAGCCTGATTGTTAGTGCTTCTGAAATAAATAGAGTTTTGAAATTTGGTATTGCTTTCGAGCGCTGTACCGTTACAACAGGTAAAACCTTTCATGTCGTCGTTTCCAAACTGTTTAACCGAACCCGGTCTGAGAGGTACATGATAGGTATTTGCCGGTGTACTGTCGGCTACCGAAGCCAAAATATGGTTATAAAGCCCGCGTTCGTAATAATCCATTAATTCAGCGTGTTGCTCAAACTGAAAAAGGTCGCTGGACAATTTGAGCAGGTTGTAGGTCGCGCAAGTTTCGTTCTGTCCGCCTTCAGAGAAGCCGTTTTCGTAAAGTGTCGCGGGCTGACTGATATAACATTCGGCATTTGCCGGGTTACGCGCACCGGCAACTCCTCCAATACTGTACATATAATCATTTATTGACATGTACCAGAAATTATCAGCAATATTGAAGTATTCCGGAGCATGTGAGTCACGATACATTTCAAGTGCCCCAATAATTTGAGGAATGTGTTGGTTAGCGTGCAGACCACGGAACGTGTCAACATTTTTGGCCAACCCATGCGAATGTTCAGCATTGCCATAGAAAACCCTGATATTGTCGAACATCTTTGCAACTTCCATATAGCGTGGTTCGTTGGTTAATCTTGACAGTCGGGCCATAGCTTCGTTCATGCCCCCAAACTCGCCTGCTATGTATTTGTTCCACATGCTGATAAGTGTTTGATCAGGAAGCTGGCTTAATCGGGCATAAACCCAGTCGCCCATGCCTTTAACTATTTCCAAAGCCTTTTCGTTACCACTGACTTCATATATATCCATAAGACCGGCCAGTATTTTGTGCAAAGTATAGTAGGGCGCCCAAATCCGGGTATTATCGCCACCATAACTGGCTCCTTTTTCCAACATAATAAACTGATCGGGCGGATAGGCGCTGATAAATCCTTTACCCCAATTCCAGTAATCGGTGCGGATTCCATCCATACTCAAATCGGAGTTGTAACCTGACTTACCCGGCCCCGGAGGCACGGCTTTGGGATCCGGGACACATGCACCACCAGGGATTTGAGGTTGTCCGGATAATTTTGATAATTCGTAGAGGCAATTGACCATGTGCTTCATTTTGTTGGCAAAATTAGCCTGAAGCGATGGATCATAACCGGTACCCGCATAGGCCTGTGCTATCGCACTAAGATAGTGCCCCGTGGCATGACCGCGCAATTTGCAATCCTGGCTATCCCATACACCAAGCGGTTCGGCTCCTTTCGGCTGTTTCTGTCCAAAGGCATTGCGGAACATATAAAGGAAATCATCGGGGTTGGAACCAGCAAGACCTTTCAGGAATTTATCGCGGTTCTCGATAAATTTAGAACTGTGGTTATGACTGTCGGAATTTAATGTTACCTGGCTAAGTTTGAAAGGTTCCAGCGTTCGGCCGGGCTTTGCCATTTCTTTTGCATCTTTAATTATAACTGTAACCCTGGGTTGCAAGTTAGTGCCGGGTACTTTCCCGGAAATGGTATAAGTGCCGGGAGTCAGCACCTGACTGTTATCTGTAGGTGACGGCCATATAACCCTAACTTTTGGTCCATTAAAGTTATTCCGATAAACACCTTTTATGTAACGGGGCAATCGAGGCAGAATTCCTACTACAGTTTCGACCCGAATATCAGGAACGCTTTCGAGGTAAGCATTATACAACTGAGGAGTATTTCCCGGAAAGCCGGGCAAATTGCTGACCTTTTCATCATCAGTCCTGACTGCGCCTTCAGTTTTTAAAGCATTTTGGTAAATTCGCGCCACCTGCATTTCTGTTAATGGAACCCTGTAAAGCCTGAAATCGTGCAAACTGGCATTTAGCCAGATATTCTCCTTCGCAGCTGATTTTCCTATGTAAAGTTTATTTTTGTCGCTTGCTTTATAATCGAAAAGCTGACTTAACTCAACATTTACATTCTTTGTTTCACAAACAAGTTTTCCGTTTAGATACGTACTCAAAGTTTTTGAAGGCACATCAATAACCACGGCTATATGATTCCATTTATTAATGGACAAAGCGGCTGAACTGGCTGTGTAAGTATTTAATTTTGTCGTCACCTGAGCCAGGAAACCTGCTTTTTCCCTCGTCCCAACCGGGGCAACCATAAAATGCGAATTAAAGTCTTTCCCGAAATCGAAAAGAAGCTGACCGCTTTTTGCCGAGCGTAAGAAAACCCAACCGGTAAGACTTAGCGATTCTTCGCCTGATACTGATTTTCCCGGCAAGGTTATAAAAGCCTTTTTATCGCCTGATAGCGAAAGAACATTTCCGAATAGTTCGTCATGGATAAATTTATAATTTGTACCCTGAAGGGTGCCATGTAAGGTGTTTCGTGACAGGTCCTTAACATCTCCGTTAAAAGAATAACGTGAGATTAGGCTGGTTTCGCCAATTCCATCCAGAATTTGATCGCCGTTTTGAGCCCTTATAACCGAAGGAATCAGGCAGAAACTAAGTAATACTGCAAAGTACAGCTTTAATGCTTTCATCATATATTAGATATTAAATAAATGGATAATAAATCACTCCCTGGTCTATATCAACAGGTTTACTCATGCACCTTGTTACTGATCGGAATATCTATTTCTGCAAAATATTTCAGCAACAGGTTGTACATTTCGGGATCGTATTTTTTGAGCTTCTCCCTGCGGTTGATGGAGTTGTGTACACCATTTGGCGTTTCGGAATAGCGGTTGCAATTGAAGAAGGACTGGACTGCTTCTGCAAAATATTCTTCCTTGTTGCTCAAAGCGTAGGTCTTTTCCCATAATCCTTTTTCGATAGCATGTTTCATCACGGTCTCCAATTCGTTGTTGAAATTGGGATTTACCCCAACAATCCCGACCATATGGAAAATATGAGCGAATTCATGAATCAGGATATTTTCACCTTCATATTTATCACCGGAAAGGCAAATCAGATTCTCTTCGCCGCAACTGCAACTGAAGTCATCTTCGGGTGAGCCGCCAAAGCCGCGTGCGCGTTTATTCCAGTATGCAATGCTGTCGGGGCTGTTGCAGATGTGGGCATATTCCGGTAGCTCGCACACCTGTTCATTTGCGCCGATAACCATTACGCGACACCCTTTTCCGATCATATAACGGGCAATGTCTTTCCGCTTCGACAACATTCCCATAATGATTTCGCGGGCTTTGTAAAGCGCCTTGTCACTTACCTGATGTGAGCTGACGACAGGCATTCCTCCCGCGTCGAGGTATTTTTTATAAAAGGGATAGAGGTGAAGCGATTGGGGGACTGCGGTTACTTTATCGCCGTTAAGTTCCGTCAGACGAATGGCAAAACCTCCGCCAGAAGCCAGATGAAGTTTCAATGTGGAATCTGACGTTACGGTGAGGATTTCACGTTGGTAATCTGAAGCCTGTTTGTTGGCATTGATGCCGTCGCTGAATATCTCGGCCTGGTATTTTATACCCTTTTTGAGGAAATCCAGAGTCAATGCAATATCCCGTTCGGTCCAGTTGGTTAATGCACCGACTGTCCATTCTTTATCTTTTCTGCGGGCCGAAACGATGTATTCCCCTAATTTTCCCTGCAAGATTTTCGTTTCATCGGTTACGTTAGGCAGGCTGGCAATGAATGAGGTACATTCCTGTTCCTTTTGGTAAATGGTCGGATTGTCGGCCAGCATGGTCAGCGGTGAATCGAACACAATATAGGTTGCCAGTTGGTGGCAACGGGTTCCCTGACTCAACGGATTGGAGTAAATGGGCTTGAAGTCACTTTTGGTACTGTTGCGCATGGCGCCCGGCGTATAATCGACCGGACCGGCCATCAACCGGATGAATGGGAATGTCACATCGTAGGTTGGCATATCCACCTCCGGTGTACTCCATTTCATCTCCTCCATGCCAAATACACTTTCGAAGTTGATGATATTCGGATAGGTGCGGTTCAGTCCGGTCGGTTTGTAGAAACCATGCAGGTCGAGTGTCAGTTTGTATCTGGCGGTCATTTCGGCAATACGATAGGTCATTTGCACCGCCTTCTGGTCGTCACGATCGAGGAAATCGACTTTAAAGCCTTTGATCCCCATTTCGGAGTACTTTTTACATGCCGCTTCTAACTGGCTGTCCAGTACGTTGAACACCGTCCAGAGGATGATGCCCACGTTTTTACTTTTGGCATACGAAATAAGTTCGGGCAGATTAATCTCCGGAATCACGGTCAGCATATCGCCGCTTGACGGTTTGTACCACCCTTCGTCCAGAATGACATATTCGAGTCCGTTTTGCGATGCAAACTCGATGTAATGCTTGTAGGTTTCGGTATTGATGCCGGCTTTGAAGTTCACGCCGGAAATACCCCAGTCGTTCCACCATTCCCAAGCCGATTTACCGCCTTTTACCCAGGAGAAATCTTTAATGCGGGGGGGAGAAGCCAGTGCATACACCAGATTGTTGACCGGCATTTCGGTATCATTTCGGGTGATGGCTAATACTCTCCACGGAAACTCTCTTGTTCCACTGGTTTGGGCAATGAAGTTGGCTCTTTCGGTCACATACTCCTGTTTCCGCCAAGCGTTTTGTGCCACCTTGGACGGTAGCGGGGCGAATAGTCCTTTGAATCCCGTTTTTCCTTCAGATTGAATAAACATGCCGGGATAATCTTCCAGATCCGACTCGGTGATGGTCAGTTTTTTCCCTTTCAAAAGATCAACGGTGAGAGGCAGGAACGCCGGCAAGGTCTGATTGGTCTGAGTCAGCGGTTTTACCTCGTAGGTGCTTTGGAACGCCATGGCAAACGGATCTTTTTTGCCGGTCGAATGAGGCATATAGCTGGTGTAATCTTTGTCAAAGTTGAATTCCGCCAGCTCGTCTTTGATGCTGATGTTTCCGCCCATTGTCGTGAAGAACCGGTATGCTACTCCTTCGTCATAGGCCCGGAATATCACGCCGTAATTTCCCTTGAAGGTGATTTTTAGTTCGTTGTATTGGGTGGTGAAGGACGCGAAACGGTAGTTTGTGGCGTTGATGGTCTCTTTTGCAGAGCGAGTGGCTACACTTACCTTGTGAGGATTTTTGCCTAATGCAGCTCCGTTTTCCAACGTCATTCCGATAGCTGAGGGAGCCAGGATGATTTGTCCGCCATCCTTCACAGAGTAGGTCAGCTGGTTACCTGTGTTGACTGCTACCCGTAGTTTCCCATCGGGTGATTTGAGGGATAATGTCTCTGCTGATACTGTAGCTGAAATGCCGATGAACAGGCTTATGAGGAATATTTGTAGTCTGGTGTTGTGTGTCATACTTGTGCTGATTATTAGTCAACTGACTTTTTTGTTGCCGCCCCTAAATCCCCTGAAGGGGACTTTTGCAGCAGTAGGTATTTGGAGATATTATGTAATAAAAGGACTATGATTATTCAGATTCTGATAATGTACTGCACTCTCTATAAGTCCCCTTTAGGGGAACCAACGGTCATCGACCGAAGGGAGATAATTAGGGGCGGAAAAAGCAAAGAATCTTGAACCTTTTGTGAGTTTCTATCTTTTCGGAGAAAGCCTTACCATCAATACCCCATGAGCCGGAATGGCCGCTTTGGTGAATGATGCCGTTGTTCCGATATACTTGTGCTTCCACAAGTCGCGAATAGTATATTCTTTTTTGTGAATGTTGACCTGAGTCGCGAAGTAAATAGTCTGCTTTTTCCAGTCATAATTGAGATTCCAGACATTATCGGTACGGTTGAGGAAGCAGACGGCCAGCTCGCCGTTAGCCAATGGTTTAGCCCATATTTCCTGTTCGCCCATGTCCATAAAGCGGCGGGCCTGTTCGCCCAGACTATCCTGGTCCACAGCGATAACTTCTTTGTTTGTCAGAATCTCGTGGCTTGTCTTGTCCATCGAACGAAGATCATTACCCGCCATAAGCGGTGCCGCCAGCATCGCCCACATCGAAAAGTGCGTAATGTATTCATCGTGCGTCATACCGCCGTTGCCTACTTCGAGCATTTCGGCATCGTTCCAGTGACCGGGACCGGCATAAGGATAAAGGTCGGCTAGTACGTCGATAATGTCAAGGACTCCCACACCGCCCCAGTCGAACTTACAGCGGTAGCAATCGCGTATATCGGCCGTAGTACGCCAGAGTTGTCCTACACCTTTGCCCCATTTCCACGGCTGGCTTTCACCCCACTCACAAATACTAAATACAATCGGTCTGCCGCACGCCTTCAGGGCATCGCTCATCGTGCGATAAGCCGCTTCTGCGTTTTGTCCCTCATTGGAACACCAGTCGTATTTGAGATAGTCAACGCCCCATTCCGCATACTGTCGGGCATCCTGAAACTGGTATCCCCGGCTGCCCGGCTTTCCCTGACAGGTGAGTGAACCGGCACAAGAGTAAATCCCCAACTTCAACCCTTTGCTGTGTATGTAATCGGCCAGACTTTTTATTCCATTCGGAAAGTTTTTCGGGTCGGCGATGATGTTTCCTTTTTCGTCACGGCCCACCTGCCAGCAGTCGTCGATAACGATGTATTGGTATCCGGCCTCTTTCATGCCAGAAGAGATCATCGCATCGGCGGTTTCCTTTAACAGGGCTTCGTTGACAT is from Parabacteroides sp. FAFU027 and encodes:
- a CDS encoding glycoside hydrolase family 27 protein is translated as MDKKHIFVLAFCLLSGLAKAQMFFGEQKSKQDSAFLSLAATPPMGWNSWNKFGCNVNEALLKETADAMISSGMKEAGYQYIVIDDCWQVGRDEKGNIIADPKNFPNGIKSLADYIHSKGLKLGIYSCAGSLTCQGKPGSRGYQFQDARQYAEWGVDYLKYDWCSNEGQNAEAAYRTMSDALKACGRPIVFSICEWGESQPWKWGKGVGQLWRTTADIRDCYRCKFDWGGVGVLDIIDVLADLYPYAGPGHWNDAEMLEVGNGGMTHDEYITHFSMWAMLAAPLMAGNDLRSMDKTSHEILTNKEVIAVDQDSLGEQARRFMDMGEQEIWAKPLANGELAVCFLNRTDNVWNLNYDWKKQTIYFATQVNIHKKEYTIRDLWKHKYIGTTASFTKAAIPAHGVLMVRLSPKR
- a CDS encoding beta-L-arabinofuranosidase domain-containing protein, with protein sequence MMKALKLYFAVLLSFCLIPSVIRAQNGDQILDGIGETSLISRYSFNGDVKDLSRNTLHGTLQGTNYKFIHDELFGNVLSLSGDKKAFITLPGKSVSGEESLSLTGWVFLRSAKSGQLLFDFGKDFNSHFMVAPVGTREKAGFLAQVTTKLNTYTASSAALSINKWNHIAVVIDVPSKTLSTYLNGKLVCETKNVNVELSQLFDYKASDKNKLYIGKSAAKENIWLNASLHDFRLYRVPLTEMQVARIYQNALKTEGAVRTDDEKVSNLPGFPGNTPQLYNAYLESVPDIRVETVVGILPRLPRYIKGVYRNNFNGPKVRVIWPSPTDNSQVLTPGTYTISGKVPGTNLQPRVTVIIKDAKEMAKPGRTLEPFKLSQVTLNSDSHNHSSKFIENRDKFLKGLAGSNPDDFLYMFRNAFGQKQPKGAEPLGVWDSQDCKLRGHATGHYLSAIAQAYAGTGYDPSLQANFANKMKHMVNCLYELSKLSGQPQIPGGACVPDPKAVPPGPGKSGYNSDLSMDGIRTDYWNWGKGFISAYPPDQFIMLEKGASYGGDNTRIWAPYYTLHKILAGLMDIYEVSGNEKALEIVKGMGDWVYARLSQLPDQTLISMWNKYIAGEFGGMNEAMARLSRLTNEPRYMEVAKMFDNIRVFYGNAEHSHGLAKNVDTFRGLHANQHIPQIIGALEMYRDSHAPEYFNIADNFWYMSINDYMYSIGGVAGARNPANAECYISQPATLYENGFSEGGQNETCATYNLLKLSSDLFQFEQHAELMDYYERGLYNHILASVADSTPANTYHVPLRPGSVKQFGNDDMKGFTCCNGTALESNTKFQNSIYFRSTNNQALYVNLFIPSTLHWTEKNITVTQTTAFPKEDHTLLTIKGKGTFDLKVRVPHWATKGFFVTINGKPEKVYAEPGSYLTLSRKWSDGDKIELRMPFHFYLEPVMDQQNIASLFYGPVLLAAQEPTPRKDWRKITLDANDISKSISGNPEQLQFTIDGVVFKPFYETYGRHSVYLDVMLK
- a CDS encoding glycoside hydrolase family 97 catalytic domain-containing protein yields the protein MTHNTRLQIFLISLFIGISATVSAETLSLKSPDGKLRVAVNTGNQLTYSVKDGGQIILAPSAIGMTLENGAALGKNPHKVSVATRSAKETINATNYRFASFTTQYNELKITFKGNYGVIFRAYDEGVAYRFFTTMGGNISIKDELAEFNFDKDYTSYMPHSTGKKDPFAMAFQSTYEVKPLTQTNQTLPAFLPLTVDLLKGKKLTITESDLEDYPGMFIQSEGKTGFKGLFAPLPSKVAQNAWRKQEYVTERANFIAQTSGTREFPWRVLAITRNDTEMPVNNLVYALASPPRIKDFSWVKGGKSAWEWWNDWGISGVNFKAGINTETYKHYIEFASQNGLEYVILDEGWYKPSSGDMLTVIPEINLPELISYAKSKNVGIILWTVFNVLDSQLEAACKKYSEMGIKGFKVDFLDRDDQKAVQMTYRIAEMTARYKLTLDLHGFYKPTGLNRTYPNIINFESVFGMEEMKWSTPEVDMPTYDVTFPFIRLMAGPVDYTPGAMRNSTKSDFKPIYSNPLSQGTRCHQLATYIVFDSPLTMLADNPTIYQKEQECTSFIASLPNVTDETKILQGKLGEYIVSARRKDKEWTVGALTNWTERDIALTLDFLKKGIKYQAEIFSDGINANKQASDYQREILTVTSDSTLKLHLASGGGFAIRLTELNGDKVTAVPQSLHLYPFYKKYLDAGGMPVVSSHQVSDKALYKAREIIMGMLSKRKDIARYMIGKGCRVMVIGANEQVCELPEYAHICNSPDSIAYWNKRARGFGGSPEDDFSCSCGEENLICLSGDKYEGENILIHEFAHIFHMVGIVGVNPNFNNELETVMKHAIEKGLWEKTYALSNKEEYFAEAVQSFFNCNRYSETPNGVHNSINRREKLKKYDPEMYNLLLKYFAEIDIPISNKVHE